A window of the Gossypium hirsutum isolate 1008001.06 chromosome A05, Gossypium_hirsutum_v2.1, whole genome shotgun sequence genome harbors these coding sequences:
- the LOC107914119 gene encoding PH, RCC1 and FYVE domains-containing protein 1 isoform X2 yields the protein MADLVSYGNAQREIHQGLIALKKGAQLLKYGRKGRPKFCPFRISNDETSLIWITSNGERSLKLAAISKIIPGQRTAVFQRYLRPEKDYLSFSLIYENGKRSLDLICKDKVEAKVWIAGLNALISSGQGGRSKIDGWSDGGLYLGDGRDLTSNSASDSSVSTTRDISSDISVRFNPNTSSMSLRPENSFHPERTHVASDSTNMQIKGSGSDVLRVSVSSAPSTSSHGSAPDDYDALGDVYIWGEVICDSVVNAVADKDASYWSSRADVLLPRPLESNVVLDVHHVACGVKHAALVTRQGEIFTWGEESGGRLGHGVGKDVIQPHLVESLAVTSVGFVACGEFHTCAVTMAGELFTWGDGTHNAGLLGHGTDVSHWIPKRISGPLEGLQVATVTCGPWHTALITSTGQLFTFGDGTFGVLGHGDRENVPYPREVESLSGLRTIAVACGVWHTAAIVEVIVTQSTVSVSSGKLFTWGDGDKSRLGHGDKEPRFNPTCVQALIDYNFHKVACGHSLTVGLTTSGNIFTMGSAVYGQLGNPFADGKIPCLVEDKLSGEFVEEIACGAYHVAALTSRNEVYTWGKGANGRLGHGDVEDRKIPTLVEGLKDRHVKYIACGSNYTSAICLHKWVSGAEESQCSACRQAFGFTRKRHNCYNCGLVHCHSCSSRKALRAALSPNPGKPYRVCDSCFAKMNKALEAGNSRRKSVPRLSGENRDRLDKAEIRLSKSASPSNIDLIKQLDIKAAKQGKKAETFSLVRSTQAPSLLQLKDVLSTAVDLRWTVPKPIRTPSGVSSRSVSPFSRKSSPPRSATPIPTSGLSFSKNVIDSLKKTNELLNQEMLMLRGQVETLRKRCELQESELQKSTKKAQEAMALAAEESAKSEAAKEVIKSLTGQLKDMAERLPPVVYDTENTKPAFLPNGLERNGVYYPEANGLGHLRSDSIGGYFLASPTAIDSATINGTQSPAQLLRETTGANGRDGHSDTRLLKGTAGLQSGDSSASEAVDERESGPFRDGENGNKSKNSALVGNGYQSEAEWIEQYEPGVYITLVALRDGTRDLKRVRFSRRRFGEHQAESWWSENREKVYERYNVRGSDKTSVSGQTGRRSEGGPSPTSQV from the exons ATGGCAGATCTTGTTAGCTACGGCAATGCCCAACGCGAAATCCACCAG GGATTAATAGCTTTGAAGAAGGGTGCTCAGCTTCTGAAATATGGCCGCAAAGGAAGGCCAAAGTTTTGTCCATTTAGAATTTCTAAT GATGAAACATCTTTAATCTGGATTACGAGCAACGGTGAAAGAAGTTTGAAGTTGGCTGCAATCTCTAAAATTATTCCTGGACAAAGAACT GCTGTTTTCCAGCGGTATCTCCGTCCCGAGAAGGATTATTTATCCTTTTCTCTTATTTACGAAAACGGGAAAAGGTCACTTGATCTG ATCTGCAAGGACAAAGTTGAGGCGAAGGTGTGGATTGCAGGCCTCAATGCATTAATATCTTCTGGTCAGGGTGGGCGTTCCAAAATTGATGGTTGGAGTGATGGAGGCCTCTATCTTGGT GATGGCAGAGACCTGACATCAAATAGTGCAAGTGACAGTTCTGTTAGCACTACTCGAGATATTAGTTCTGATATTTCTGTCAGATTTAACCCGAACACTTCTTCAATGAGTTTACGACCTGAGAATTCTTTTCATCCTGAAAGGACACATGTAGCATCTGACAGCACAAATATGCAAATAAAAGGGTCTGGATCAGATGTTCTTCGTGTAAGTGTTTCTAGTGCACCAAGTACTTCAAGTCATGGTTCTGCACCAGATGATTATGATGCTTTAGGAGATGTGTATATATGGGGTGAGGTTATCTGTGATAGTGTTGTGAATGCTGTGGCTGATAAGGATGCCAGTTATTGGAGCTCAAGAGCAGATGTGCTTCTTCCCAGGCCTTTAGAGTCTAATGTAGTTTTAGATGTACATCATGTAGCTTGTGGGGTCAAGCATGCTGCCCTAGTGACAAGGCAGGGTGAAATTTTTACCTGGGGTGAAGAATCTGGAGGTAGACTCGGCCATGGTGTTGGGAAGGATGTCATTCAACCTCATCTTGTTGAGTCACTGGCTGTTACTAGTGTTGGTTTTGTTGCATGTGGAGAATTTCATACTTGTGCTGTTACAATGGCTGGAGAACTTTTTACATGGGGAGATGGAACTCACAATGCTGGGCTTCTTGGTCATGGTACTGATGTCAGCCATTGGATACCGAAGAGAATTTCTGGTCCTCTTGAGGGACTTCAAGTTGCTACAGTAACTTGTGGTCCATGGCATACGGCCTTGATAACGTCAACAGGACAGCTGTTTACTTTCGGGGATGGAACATTTGGTGTCTTGGGCCATGGGGACAGAGAAAATGTTCCATATCCAAGAGAAGTAGAGTCTCTTTCGGGATTGAGAACAATTGCTGTGGCATGTGGAGTGTGGCATACTGCTGCCATTGTTGAGGTTATTGTCACTCAGTCTACTGTTAGTGTTTCATCAGGAAAATTGTTCACATGGGGGGATGGGGACAAAAGTCGTCTTGGACATGGAGACAAGGAACCCCGGTTTAATCCCACATGCGTTCAAGCACTAATTGATTACAATTTCCACAAAGTTGCTTGTGGGCATAGCTTAACAGTTGGTTTGACTACATCAGGGAATATTTTTACAATGGGGAGTGCTGTGTATGGTCAACTTGGTAATCCTTTTGCTGATGGAAAGATACCATGTCTTGTAGAAGACAAGCTTTCAGgggaatttgttgaagaaattgCCTGTGGTGCATATCACGTAGCAGCTCTAACATCCAGGAATGAAGTCTATACATGGGGGAAAGGAGCTAATGGTAGGTTGGGCCATGGAGATGTTGAAGATCGAAAAATTCCTACTCTGGTTGAGGGTTTGAAGGATAGACATGTAAAGTATATTGCTTGTGGTTCTAATTATACTTCCGCTATATGTCTCCATAAATGGGTTTCTGGTGCTGAGGAATCTCAATGCTCGGCTTGTAGACAGGCGTTTGGGTTCACcagaaaaaggcataattgctaTAACTGTGGGCTTGTGCACTGCCATTCCTGCAGTTCAAGGAAAGCACTAAGAGCAGCTTTGTCTCCTAATCCTGGGAAACCTTACCGTGTTTGCGATTCCTGTTTTGCCAAAATGAACAAGGCTTTAGAAGCTGGTAATAGTAGGAGGAAATCTGTACCTCGCCTTTCTGGTGAGAACAGGGACAGGTTGGATAAGGCTGAAATAAGATTATCTAAATCTGCATCTCCTTCGAATATAGACTTAATTAAGCAGTTAGATATCAAAGCAGCCAAACAAGGGAAAAAGGCTGAAACATTTTCCTTGGTTCGTTCTACTCAAGCACCTTCGTTGTTACAACTGAAAGACGTTTTGTCTACTGCCGTAGATTTGCGATGGACAGTACCTAAACCAATTCGTACTCCATCGGGAGTGAGTTCCAGATCTGTTTCACCTTTCTCAAGGAAATCTAGCCCTCCACGTTCAGCTACCCCCATTCCAACATCTGGACTTTCTTTCTCCAAAAATGTCATAGATAGTTTGAAAAAGACAAATGAACTTTTGAACCAAGAAATGCTTATGTTGCGTGGACAG GTTGAGACCCTGAGAAAGAGATGTGAGCTCCAAGAATCAGAGCTTCAAAAATCAACTAAGAAAGCTCAGGAAGCTATGGCACTGGCTGCAGAGGAGTCTGCAAAATCTGAAGCTGCTAAGGAAGTTATAAAGTCGCTAACAGGACAG CTCAAGGATATGGCTGAGAGGTTGCCACCTGTAGTTTATGATACTGAGAACACAAAACCAGCATTCTTGCCAAATGGCTTGGAGCGGAATGGTGTTTACTATCCAGAAGCAAATGGGTTGGGACATTTGAGATCTGATTCAATTGGTGGCTATTTCCTTGCTTCCCCCACTGCAATTGATTCTGCCACAATCAATGGCACTCAGAGCCCTGCCCAATTACTTAGGGAAACGACTGGAGCCAACGGTAGAGATGGCCATTCAGATACTCGACTGCTGAAGGGTACTGCAGGTTTGCAGTCTGGTGACAGCAGTGCGTCAGAGGCTGTTGATGAAAGAGAATCTGGGCCTTTCAGAGATGGCGAGAATGGCAACAAATCTAAAAACTCCGCATTGGTTGGGAATGGCTATCAATCGGAGGCTGAGTGGATTGAGCAGTATGAGCCTGGAGTTTACATAACTCTTGTAGCACTGCGGGATGGAACTAGGGATCTTAAACGTGTGCGCTTCag